A region of Sulfuricella denitrificans skB26 DNA encodes the following proteins:
- the trxC gene encoding thioredoxin TrxC produces the protein MNIVCPKCLATNRVPDERLEQSPKCGKCGAALLDGAPIELAASSFGPFIARNELPVLVDFWASWCGPCKMMAPVFAQAAAEMKTRVRFAKVNTEQEQALAQQFGIRSIPTLALFKNGVEVDRVAGALDAANLKSWLMRH, from the coding sequence ATGAATATCGTCTGCCCCAAATGCCTCGCCACAAACCGGGTGCCGGATGAGCGCCTGGAGCAGAGTCCGAAATGTGGAAAATGCGGCGCAGCCCTTCTCGATGGTGCACCGATCGAGTTGGCAGCCAGCAGTTTCGGACCGTTTATTGCCAGGAACGAGTTGCCGGTTTTGGTGGATTTCTGGGCGTCGTGGTGTGGGCCATGTAAAATGATGGCACCGGTATTTGCTCAAGCAGCTGCCGAGATGAAAACCAGAGTGCGCTTCGCCAAGGTCAATACCGAACAGGAGCAAGCCCTGGCGCAGCAGTTCGGCATTCGCAGTATTCCCACCCTGGCACTGTTCAAGAATGGGGTTGAAGTAGACCGGGTTGCCGGGGCTCTCGATGCTGCGAATTTGAAAAGCTGGTTGATGCGACATTGA
- the grxC gene encoding glutaredoxin 3, whose translation MANVTMYCTAVCPYCTMAEKLLTAKGVKEINKIRVDLDPAQMGEMIAKTGRRTVPQIYIGSTHVGGFDDLSELDQGGGLAPLLAE comes from the coding sequence ATGGCGAACGTAACCATGTATTGCACCGCTGTGTGCCCTTATTGCACGATGGCGGAAAAGTTGTTGACGGCTAAGGGCGTGAAGGAAATCAACAAGATTCGCGTCGATCTCGATCCTGCCCAGATGGGCGAGATGATCGCAAAAACCGGTCGCCGTACAGTGCCTCAAATTTATATCGGCAGCACCCATGTGGGTGGCTTTGACGACCTCTCCGAGCTCGATCAAGGCGGTGGTCTGGCTCCCCTGCTGGCTGAGTGA
- a CDS encoding rhodanese-like domain-containing protein — MWVQFIQNNFAIVMLVLVSGLMLLWPLINSRISGIKAVGTLEATQLINHQNAVVLDVREDSEFYSGHIPHSVHVPLGQLAKHAELQKYKNRPVIAICRSGMRSGRACSVLRKNGFEQVYNLAGGISAWERANMPMEK; from the coding sequence ATGTGGGTGCAATTCATACAGAATAATTTCGCGATCGTCATGCTGGTTCTGGTTAGCGGATTGATGCTGCTGTGGCCGTTGATCAATAGCCGCATTTCCGGCATCAAGGCGGTCGGAACTCTGGAGGCGACACAGTTGATTAACCATCAGAATGCGGTGGTGCTGGATGTGCGCGAAGACAGCGAATTCTACTCCGGGCATATTCCGCATTCGGTGCATGTTCCGCTCGGCCAGCTGGCCAAGCATGCGGAGCTGCAAAAGTACAAGAATCGCCCGGTCATCGCCATCTGCCGTAGCGGGATGCGCTCCGGCCGTGCATGCAGCGTACTGCGCAAGAACGGTTTTGAGCAAGTGTACAATCTGGCAGGTGGAATTTCCGCCTGGGAACGGGCAAATATGCCGATGGAGAAATGA
- a CDS encoding YgaP family membrane protein, whose protein sequence is MTINRIVRIVAGFFVLLSLGLGVSGSPIFINANFLWFTAFVGANLFQSGFTNLCPLVAILKKFGFKEDCASC, encoded by the coding sequence ATGACCATCAACCGTATCGTTCGTATCGTCGCCGGTTTTTTTGTGCTGCTGTCGCTCGGCCTGGGTGTTTCCGGTAGCCCGATTTTCATCAACGCCAATTTCCTCTGGTTCACCGCCTTCGTCGGTGCCAATCTCTTCCAGAGCGGATTTACCAACCTTTGCCCGCTGGTGGCTATCCTAAAGAAGTTCGGCTTCAAGGAAGACTGCGCATCCTGCTGA